One Primulina huaijiensis isolate GDHJ02 chromosome 8, ASM1229523v2, whole genome shotgun sequence genomic region harbors:
- the LOC140982641 gene encoding PRA1 family protein B3-like has product MASPPTLPISNPQSESQPPIATPAFRAFIHRLSSNIRRGFSQRRPWTELLDRSSFARPDSLTDAASRIRKNFSYFRINYISLLALSVAFSLLSHPFSLLVLLSLLAAWLFLYAFRPSDQPVVIAGRTFSDRETMGILVVATIVVVFLTSVGSLLISSLLVGLAVVCMHGAFRLPEDLFLDEQEPMNSGFLSFLGGAASSAAAAAAPTVAAHV; this is encoded by the coding sequence ATGGCCTCTCCGCCGACGCTGCCAATCTCCAACCCCCAATCGGAATCTCAGCCGCCGATCGCCACCCCCGCCTTCCGGGCTTTCATCCACCGTCTATCCTCCAACATACGCCGCGGATTCTCCCAGCGCCGCCCTTGGACGGAACTGCTAGATCGATCCTCCTTCGCCCGCCCGGACTCTCTTACAGATGCAGCATCCCGTATCCGAAAAAACTTCTCCTACTTCCGCATCAACTACATCTCCCTCCTCGCTCTATCCGTAGCCTTTTCTCTCCTTTCCCACCCATTTTCCCTCCTCGTTCTGCTCTCACTCCTCGCCGCTTGGTTGTTTTTGTACGCTTTCCGGCCGTCGGATCAGCCGGTGGTGATCGCGGGGCGCACGTTCTCGGACCGCGAGACTATGGGAATTCTGGTGGTGGCTACCATTGTTGTGGTGTTCCTCACCAGCGTCGGATCGCTGCTCATATCCTCCTTGCTCGTTGGTCTCGCCGTGGTTTGCATGCACGGCGCTTTCCGGTTACCAGAGGATCTGTTTTTGGATGAGCAAGAGCCGATGAATTCTGGGTTTCTTTCGTTTCTAGGAGGCGCTGCTTCCTCCGCTGCGGCTGCCGCTGCGCCTACTGTTGCGGCGCACGTGTAG
- the LOC140982635 gene encoding probable leucine-rich repeat receptor-like protein kinase IMK3, whose translation MDVKNVVSGGLHPSPSQENEVRSHFTDREKEKWKIQYEPFSRKLLLLFPQNFLIFQLLFCVIVPVSSQSWDGVVVTQADYQALQALKHDLVDPKGFLRSWNDSGYGACSGGWEGIKCAQGQVIVIQLPWRGLGGRITEKIRQFQALRKLSLHDNVIGGSIPISLGFLPNLRGVQLFNNRLSGSIPFSLGLCPLLQTIDFGNNSLSGEIPSTIVNSTKLFRLNLSHNQLSGQIPVSITQSSSLMFLALQNNNLSGQIPDSWGNDGKNLSQLQSLALDHNSFSGGIPSSFGRLSLLQEISLSHNQLSGVLFQDIGNLSSLRTIDFSYNFINGSLPGSLSDLQKLLFLDLSNNGLVGGIPATLGGISSLKELELSYNNLSGEIPSSLGDLPNLDSFNVSFNNLSGPVPVKLTQRFNSSAFAGNLELCGYSPTTPCPVSPSSEVPPPPKKRVRKLGTKDIIIIAAGILLIILVITCCILLCCLIRKRKMVKEAKKGQAAGAAAAAKGEKGTPAGEVEASGETGGKLVHFDGPMVFSADDLLCATAEIMGKSTYGTVYKATMEDGIQVAVKRLREKITKGQREFETEVNALGKIRHPNLLSLRAYYLGPKGEKLLVFDYMPKGNLATYLHARAPETPVGWSNRMKIAKGMARGLIYLHDNVNIIHGNLTSSNVLLDEHTNAKIADFGLSRLMSSTTNSSVIATAGALGYRAPELVKLKKATTKTDVYSLGVIMLELLTGKSPGEAMNGVDLPQWVASIVKEEWTNEVFDLQLMRDASVIGDELLNTLKLALHCVDPSPSARPEASQIMQQLEEIRPETATSSGDDAGAVPSPSD comes from the exons ATGGATGTCAAGAATGTCGTTTCCGGAGGTTTACACCCGAGTCCATCTCAAGAAAATGAGGTTCGGTCTCATTTTACTGATAGAGAGAAGGAGAAGTGGAAGATTCAATATGAGCCATTTTCAAGAAAGCTACTTCTCCTCTTCCCCcaaaatttcttgatttttcagCTGTTATTTTGTGTCATTGTCCCAGTTTCAAGCCAATCTTGGGATGGTGTGGTGGTCACACAAGCAGATTACCAAGCCCTTCAAGCCTTAAAACATGATTTAGTTGATCCAAAAGGGTTTTTAAGAAGCTGGAATGACTCTGGTTATGGAGCTTGTTCAGGTGGTTGGGAAGGGATTAAATGCGCACAGGGCCAGGTAATAGTAATCCAGCTTCCATGGAGAGGGTTGGGTGGTAGAATCACTGAAAAAATAAGGCAGTTTCAAGCTTTAAGGAAACTAAGTCTTCACGACAATGTTATTGGAGGCTCAATCCCAATTTCTTTAGGATTTTTGCCTAATCTCAGAGGTGTTCAGTTGTTCAACAACAGACTTTCTGGTTCGATCCCTTTTTCACTTGGTTTGTGTCCCCTTCTTCAAACAATTGACTTTGGTAATAATTCTTTGTCTGGGGAAATACCTTCTACAATTGTTAACTCTACTAAGTTGTTTAGGCTTAATCTTAGTCATAATCAGTTGTCTGGTCAAATCCCAGTTAGTATTACACAATCTTCTTCACTTATGTTCCTTGCTCTTCAAAACAACAATCTTTCCGGCCAAATTCCAGATTCTTGGGGGAATGATGGGAAAAATTTGTCTCAACTTCAATCTTTGGCACTTGATCACAATTCTTTCAGTGGGGGGATTCCTTCTTCTTTTGGCAGGTTGAGTTTGCTTCAAGAAATTTCACTTAGTCATAACCAACTGAGTGGAGTTTTATTTCAGGATATTGGCAACCTCTCTAGCCTTAGAACAATTGATTTTTCTTACAATTTCATCAATGGGAGCTTGCCTGGTAGTCTGTCTGATCTGCAGAAACTCTTGTTTCTTGATTTAAGTAATAACGGATTAGTTGGTGGTATACCGGCTACGCTTGGCGGCATTTCGTCTCTCAAGGAGCTTGAGTTGTCTTATAACAACCTTAGTGGAGAAATTCCTAGTTCTCTTGGTGACTTACCAAATCTTGATTCCTTTAATGTTTCATTCAACAACCTTTCTGGTCCTGTTCCTGTTAAACTTACTCAAAGATTCAACTCAAGCGCCTTTGCTGGCAATCTTGAACTATGTGGATACAGTCCTACAACCCCTTGTCCCGTTTCACCTTCCTCCGAAGTTCCTCCACCACCGAAAAAACGAGTCCGAAAACTCGGTACCAAAGATATTATTATAATTGCAGCAGGGATCCTCCTCATAATTCTCGTAATAACATGCTGCATTTTGCTCTGCTGCTtgataagaaaaagaaaaatggtaAAAGAAGCTAAAAAGGGACAGGCCGCGGGAGCGGCTGCTGCTGCCAAGGGCGAAAAGGGCACTCCTGCCGGTGAAGTCGAAGCAAGTGGAGAAACTGGAGGGAAACTTGTGCATTTTGACGGGCCCATGGTTTTTAGTGCAGATGATCTTTTGTGTGCTACTGCAGAGATAATGGGGAAAAGCACTTATGGAACAGTGTATAAAGCTACGATGGAAGATGGAATTCAAGTTGCAGTGAAGAGATTGAGAGAGAAGATTACTAAAGGGCAAAGGGAATTTGAGACTGAGGTTAATGCACTCGGGAAAATCAGACATCCTAATCTTCTCTCCCTTAGAGCTTACTATTTAGGTCCAAAAGGTGAAAAGTTGTTGGTTTTTGACTACATGCCTAAAGGAAATCTTGCAACTTATTTACATG CTCGTGCCCCGGAAACACCCGTTGGCTGGTCAAATAGAATGAAGATAGCTAAAGGAATGGCGAGAGGGCTGATCTACCTTCACGACAATGTCAATATAATCCATGGAAACCTCACATCAAGCAATGTTCTTCTTGATGAGCACACAAATGCGAAGATAGCAGATTTCGGGCTCTCCCGGTTGATGTCGTCTACTACAAACTCAAGCGTTATTGCCACTGCAGGGGCACTGGGATACCGAGCACCGGAGCTTGTCAAACTCAAGAAGGCCACCACGAAGACTGATGTTTACAGTCTAGGAGTGATCATGTTGGAACTTTTAACCGGGAAGTCCCCGGGAGAGGCAATGAACGGTGTTGATTTGCCTCAATGGGTTGCCTCCATTGTGAAAGAGGAGTGGACTAATGAAGTTTTTGATCTTCAACTGATGAGGGATGCCTCAGTAATTGGGGATGAGTTGTTGAATACTCTGAAACTGGCATTACATTGCGTGGATCCTTCGCCCTCGGCTCGACCAGAGGCGAGTCAGATTATGCAGCAACTGGAAGAGATTAGACCAGAAACGGCTACAAGTTCAGGCGATGACGCTGGAGCAGTACCATCACCTAGTGATTGA